Proteins co-encoded in one Eremothecium sinecaudum strain ATCC 58844 chromosome VI, complete sequence genomic window:
- the ILV5 gene encoding ketol-acid reductoisomerase (Syntenic homolog of Ashbya gossypii ACL198W; Syntenic homolog of Saccharomyces cerevisiae YLR355C (ILV5)) gives MFRVSGRRLAAVTRSVASRRTLASSATRGVVGMEALATGSTSALRNLAVRAPLVSKRGLKQISFGGTTEPVYERADWPIEKLREYFKNDTLALIGYGSQGHGQGLNLRDNGLNVIVGVRKDGASWKAAIEDGWVPGKNLFEVEDAAKRGTIVMNLLSDAAQSETWPKLQPLLTEGKTLYFSHGFSPVFKDLTHVAPPTNIDVILVAPKGSGRTVRSLFKEGRGINSSYAVWNDATGNAHEKAQALAVAIGSGYVYPTTFEKEVLSDLYGERGCLMGAIHGMFLAQYEVLRENGHSPSEAFNETVEEATQSLYPLIGQRGMDYMYDACSTTARRGALDWYPIFKDALKPVFQDLYASTKNGSETKRALEYNSQPDYRQKLESELDTIRNLEIWKVGKEVRKLRPENN, from the coding sequence ATGTTTAGGGTTTCTGGAAGACGTTTAGCAGCTGTGACTCGTAGTGTTGCAAGCAGGCGTACGCTTGCATCGTCTGCTACCCGTGGTGTTGTGGGAATGGAAGCATTAGCGACGGGATCTACTTCTGCTCTAAGGAATTTGGCAGTAAGAGCTCCTTTGGTTAGCAAGAGAGGCTTGAAGCAAATTAGCTTCGGTGGCACTACTGAGCCTGTTTATGAACGTGCTGATTGGCCTATTGAGAAATTGAGGGAATATTTTAAGAATGATACTTTGGCGTTGATTGGGTACGGTTCTCAAGGCCATGGCCAGGGCTTGAATTTGCGGGACAATGGCTTAAATGTGATCGTTGGTGTGCGTAAGGACGGTGCTTCATGGAAGGCAGCAATTGAGGACGGATGGGTCCCTGGTAAAAATCTATTTGAGGTCGAAGATGCAGCCAAGCGTGGAACGATTGTTATGAATCTTCTTTCGGACGCAGCTCAGTCTGAGACCTGGCCAAAACTACAACCATTGCTAACAGAGGGCAAGACCTTGTACTTCTCACATGGGTTTTCTCCAGTGTTCAAGGATCTTACTCACGTAGCTCCTCCAACAAACATCGACGTTATCCTTGTAGCTCCAAAGGGTTCTGGTCGTACCGTGCGCAGCTTATTTAAAGAGGGTAGAGGAATTAACTCCTCATACGCTGTCTGGAACGACGCTACAGGTAACGCACACGAGAAAGCACAAGCTCTTGCCGTGGCTATCGGTTCCGGTTACGTTTACCCAACAACCTTCGAGAAAGAAGTCCTTTCAGACCTTTACGGTGAACGTGGTTGTCTAATGGGTGCCATTCACGGTATGTTCCTTGCTCAGTACGAGGTTTTACGTGAAAATGGTCACTCACCTTCCGAGGCCTTCAACGAGACTGTAGAAGAGGCCACGCAGTCACTCTATCCACTCATAGGACAGCGCGGCATGGACTACATGTATGACGCATGTTCCACAACTGCTAGAAGAGGTGCCCTTGATTGGTACCCAATTTTCAAGGATGCGTTGAAACCAGTTTTCCAAGATCTTTATGCATCAACTAAGAATGGATCAGAAACGAAACGTGCTCTAGAATACAATTCTCAGCCAGACTACAGACAAAAACTAGAATCTGAGCTTGATACCATTAGAAATCTAGAAATCTGGAAAGTAGGTAAGGAGGTGCGCAAACTAAGACCTGAGAACAACTGA